The Takifugu rubripes chromosome 3, fTakRub1.2, whole genome shotgun sequence genome contains a region encoding:
- the ptpn18 gene encoding tyrosine-protein phosphatase non-receptor type 18 isoform X5 encodes MELLPSLLSTLKAVDPKAVKEEYSVVCSQTLVLKSKLGLTCEVGAIQENVKKNRYKDVLPYDQSRVVLSLPVADCDSDYINASFIQGATKNRSYIASQGPLSSTVTDFWRMIWQYDVKVIVMACREVEMGKKKCQRYWTPLHQSAAFGPFTVCNEEEASPTDETVVRTLRVTYNQDTRSVVQYHFLSWPDHDVPSEAQGVLSLLELARTTQGTHTSPLLVHCSAGCGRTGVICALDYIHDLLVTKQIAADFSIMKVVLELRKQRTTAVQTKDQYLFIFRAVTSMFECFLRTSGPLYSNLSELQKPKNKTTRRPSTTNRSPEPSPLSGSLPAYLSDRLPVCLFTVAGSHERHICCGQQVQTFPTQTFR; translated from the exons ATGGAACTGTTACCTTCCCTGCTGTCCACTCTGAAGGCTGTGGATCCCAAGGCTGTCAAGGAGGAATACAGC gtGGTGTGTTCACAGACTTTGGTGTTGAAGAGCAAGCTTGGGCTGACCTGTGAGGTCGGTGCCATTCAGGAGAACGTCAAGAAGAACCGATACAAAGATGTTCTCCCCT acGACCAGTCACGCGTGGTGTTGTCTCTACCGGTCGCGGACTGTGACTCGGATTACATCAACGCCAGCTTCATCCAG GGGGCGACAAAAAACCGCAGTTACATCGCCTCCCAGGGTCCTCTGAGCTCCACGGTGACGGACTTTTGGAGGATGATCTGGCAGTATGACGTCAAg GTGATAGTCATGGCCTGCAGGGAGGTCGAGATGGGAAAG AAAAAGTGTCAGCGTTACTGGACTCCACTTCATCAGTCGGCTGCATTTGGACCTTTTACTGTTTGCAAT GAGGAAGAAGCCAGTCCCACTGATGAAACGGTGGTCAGGACTCTGCGCGTCACCTACAATCAG GACACACGTTCTGTGGTTCAGTATCACTTTCTGTCTTGGCCGGATCATGACGTCCCCTCAGAAGCCCAAGGGGTCCTGAGCCTGCTGGAACTGGCCAGAACCACTCAGGGAACACACACCTCCCCTCTGCTGGTGCACTGCAG tgccGGCTGTGGGAGGACAGGAGTCATCTGTGCTCTTGACTACATCCATGACCTGCTGGTTACCAAG CAGATCGCAGCGGACTTCAGCATCATGAAGGTCGTGTTGGAGCTTCGCAAGCAGCGAACCACCGCGGTGCAAACCAAA GACCAgtatctcttcattttcagggcCGTCACTTCCATGTTTGAATGCTTCTTGCGCACCAGTGGGCCTCTCTACTCCAACCTGTCCGAG CTGCAGAAACCAAAGAATAAAACCACAAGAAGACCCTCCACCACCAACAGGTCACCTGAACCGTCTCCCCTCTCTGGCAGCCTGCCTGCTTACCTGTCTgaccgcctgcctgtctgcctgttt